The DNA sequence TCGACTTCTATGATTCCCGCCTGCCCGCGAACGCCACCACCTCCCGCCATTTCGATTCCTGGTGGAAGAAAACCTCCCGCACCCAACCTGACCTGCTGGATTTTGATCCAGAGGAACTGATGAATGCCGATGCCGGCACCATCACGGAGGAGGCATTCCCGGATAAGTGGCAAAAGGGTGGGCTCATCTTTGATCTGAGCTACCACTTCGAACCTGGGCACCGGGATGACGGTGTCACCGTCCTCATTCCGGTGCCGGTGCTGGGCGGCCTGGATACCGACGGCTTTGATTGGCTTGTCCCCGGCGTCCGCCTCGACCTTGTCACCGAGCTCATCCGCACGCTCCCCAAAGCTTTACGACGCTCCGTCGTCCCCGCCCCCGAATTCGCCTCACGCGCGATGCCCATGCTGCGCCCTTATATGTCACCCCTGACACTTCAGCTGGCAGACGCCCTGCACACCCTCGGTGGTGCCGGGATCAATGATTCGGACTTCTCCCTCACCAAACTCCCCGACCATCTCAGGATCACCTACGCCGCAGTGGATAAACGTGGCAAGATCATCGACCGCGACAAGGACCTGGAGCAGCTCAAACAGCGTCGCGCCAACCAGATCCGCGCATCTGTTTCCCGTGTGGCCAGCACCTCTGAACAGGATGAAGCTCCATCCTGGACCCCGGAGACACTCGGATCCATCGACGATGAGATCGAGACGGTGGTCGACGGGCAGAAGGTCGCCGCTTTCCCCGCCCTGGTGGTTACACCCACCGGTGTCTCGGTAAAGGTGTTTCCCACCCGTGCCGCTGCAGATGCCTCGATGATCACCTCCACTTTGACTCTCCTCATGCGGGAGATTGAGGTCAATCCGAAGCAGATGGTCAAGGGCCTGCCGCTCCAGCAACGGGTTGCAGTGGATAACTACCCGCACGGCGGCTCAGAGGGGCTGGTCTCAGACGCACGCATCGCCACCATCCGTGATCTGATGTTTGCCAACGGTGGCGCTGTCCGGACACCGGAGGCCTTCGATCAACTGCTCGCTGTGGTCAAACCCGCGGTGGCCGGTGAGGTGCGCCGGACTGTCGTCGATCTTGCTCCAGCGCTGGTGCTCTATGCCAATGTCACATCAGAGCTGGATGGTTGGACCGGGCCGGCGATCGATGACATGGGGGCCCAGTTGGATTTCCTCCTGCCGAAACAGGCGATCAGCATTCACGGCATCAAACGTCTTCGTCATCTACCCCGGTACCTGCATGCCATGACGGTTCGTCTCGAGGAGATGAACCGGGATCCGGACCGGGACGCTGACCGCCAGGCGGAAATCAACGAGGTGGAGGCCTATCTTGAGACCCGACTGTCCAAGCTCCCCAACAACCGACGTACTACCCGGGAGGTCAAGGACATCCTGTGGCAGGTACAGGAGCTGAGGGTGAGTCTGTTCGCCCAGCGTCTGGGAACCCCCACACCTGTCTCAGCCCAGCGGGTGCGGAAGATGGTGGACAAACTCCGCTGACGGTGGTCGGGGGCGGTTTAGTCCTCTCGTTCACGACGACGCATGAGCCGGATCTCTTTCTCAAAATCATCTGCGCTCTCGAAGGATTTATACACGGAGGCAAACCGCAGGTAGGCAACTTCATCCAACTCACGAAGCGGGTCCAGGATGGCCAGGCCGATATCATTGGCCCGGATCTGCGAACTGCCGCTGCCTCTGACTGTTTCCTCCACCTGCTGGGCCAGGCGTTTAAGTGCGTCATCGGAGACATCCCTCCCCTGGCATGCTCGCCTGACTCCTGTGACCACCTTCTCTCGGCTGAACGGTTCCGTGACTCCATTGCGTTTCAGCACCAGGAGAACTGCCTTCTCGATGGTGGTGAAACGACCTTCGCATTCGCTGCATTCGCGTCGACGCCGGATAGCGCTTCCAGTTTCAATCACACGTGAATCGATGACCTTGGAATGTCCGTGCTGGCAAAACGGGCAGTACATGTGGTGAGTTCCTTCCCTCCAGGTTTCCCGACAGCTCTGTCAGAGGGGGGCAAACCTGCCTGTCAGTGTAGGCCACCACGCCGTTACTGTTCCATCACCACCAGCGTCAGTTCATCTCTGATGATGTGACATCCACGCCCGCCAGCTGGGATTCACTAAAGGTGGGCAGTGGCTCCTCCTGCCCATGCTGGGCGAAGAGTATTCCGCCGAAGATCGCCAACCCGAATAAAGCCCCACCTGCCCACTGTTTCAGGTTCTCCGCAATCGAACGCGGAGAGTCATTCCCGTGCCCAGCCGAAGAATTCTCAACTGAACGGGCGTCTTTGACCTGGAAGCCTGTGTTCGATTGGTTAAAACTACGATTCCGGCGGCCCGCCTGGGTTTTGGAGATAACCCTATTCGAATCCCCTAGCGTTCGAATATGTACGGGATTCGCGCAGAACATCTCAGCCCGCCCACCAGCCCACACCGCTGCCGGGGGCACAACAACACCAGCCCGGACAACCCCGTTATCACTGCGTTCACCTGCGTCGATTGACATCACCATGACATTCTCCCATCCTTTTGCCCCGATTGTACGGTGCGGGCCTGACACAATCGAACATCATTATCGTTCAGGTGTTCGACTAGCTTCTACGTTCGATTTATATCACCGGGAGCGCCGGATGTCTATATCTGGGCCGAAAATGTCGAACACCCGTACCATTTCCGCAGGAGAGCATGTATGGTTAAGAAAAGCGAGATAGCGTCTGGTTCGAACACTCTGTTCCGCGTAACCGCACGGTTCCCCACCGTTGTGAAGCGCCGGGCAGACCGACGGCCAATGCATGACGGGCCCTTTATGCCCCTCAACCAACAACTGGAAGGACCTTAGTTATCATGACCACCGAGAAGACCTCCAAGGCCCGCGGCAGTCGTGGTAGCCGCACGGTGAAGATGCTTCCCAACGGCAAGCCAGATCCTGCGAGCCTGTCAGACAGGCAGCGGAGGATCCTGGAAGTCATCAGAGATGCTGTTGTCCTGAGGGGGTACCCGCCAAGCATCCGCGAGATCGGAGACGCTGCCGGCCTTCAATCAACCTCGTCGGTGGCCTATCAGCTGAAGGAGCTTGAGAAAAAGGGTTTCCTGCGTCGTGATCCCAACAAGCCCCGGGCCGTAGATGTCCGGCACCTTCCAGATACGGACAGCCGACCAAAGGTTGGCCCCAAGGTCAAAGCGAAGGCAACGGCCGGCGATGTTGCCAAGTCGGAACTCGCAGTAGGCGCTTCTCTGGTTCCCGTGGTGGGCAAGATCGCTGCAGGCAATCCCATCCTCGCGGAGCAGAATATCGAAGAGTACTACCCGCTCCCCTCGGACATCGTCGGTGATGGTGAGCTGTACATGCTCCAGGTGGTGGGTGAATCCATGAAGGACGCCGGAATCCTTGACGGTGACTGGGTGGTGGTGCGTTCCCAGCCCGTCGCCGAACAGGGCGAGTTCGTCGCCGCCATGATCGATGGTGAGGCTACCGTGAAGGAATTCCACAAGGACTCTTCGGGAATCTGGCTGCTTCCACATAATGATTCCTTCGCCCCGATACCAGGAGAAAACGCTGAGATCATGGGCAAGGTCGTCTCAGTGATGCGCAAGCTCTAGACAGCACCCCACCCACACACCCCGTTTGTGCTTCCGATCGGTTGTGCAAACGGGTTTTTCTCTAGCTGACCTATTTCGGGGGTGGTAAACCTTCTTCGTAAATCATCCTCACACTATTGGGTTTATTGTGGGTTTCTCATAGTCCGGGGCTTACTTTTGCATTGGTCCTGCCCGATCTAGTGTGATTTAGGCTTAGAGGGGCTACCTTCCCGCAACTTAAAGCAGGAATCGGACGTTGAATAGTGAAATAATAGAAACCAATATCGGACATATATCCGAAATGAACTTTTTGCTTTAAGGAGCGGCATGTACGCAGAGGAACGACGTCGTCAGATCGCCTCACTGACGGCGGTTGAAGGACGGGTCAACGTCACCGAACTTGCAGGCCGTTTCGATGTCACCGCTGAAACTATCCGCAGAGATCTGGCGGTTCTTGATCGGGAGGGCATCGTCCACCGTGTCCATGGAGGTGCGGTGGCCACCCAGTCGTTCCAGACCACCGAACTCAGCCTGGATACCCGGTTCCGCTCCGCATCGTCCGCAAAGTACTCGATTTCCAAGGCTGCCATGCAGTTCCTCCCGCCCGCACACGGGGGAATGTTCCTTGATGCGGGAACCACAGTGACTGCTCTGGCGGACCTGATCTCTGAGCACCCCAACGCCAATCAGTGGTCGATTGTGACCAACTGCCTACCCATAGCTCTCAGTCTGGCCAATGCCGGACTCGATGATGTTCAACTCCTGGGTGGAAGCGTCCGGGCGATCACGCAGGCGGTCGTGGGCGACACGGCGTTGCGCACCCTGGCACTCATGCGGGCTGATGTGGTGTTCATCGGGACGAACGCCCTGACACTCGATCATGGATTATCCACCGCCGATTCACAGGAGGCGGCCATGAAATCAGCGATGATCACCAATGCCCACAAGGTGGTTGTGTTGTGTGACTCCACCAAAATGGGCACGGACTACCTGGTCAGCTTCGGCTCGATCGATGATATTGATGTCGTGGTCACCGACTCCGCCGCACCGGAGAGTTTCGTGCAGCAGCTGCGGGAACGCGATGTAGAGGTTGTGATTGCAGAATGATCCTCACAGTCACTGCGAGTCCCTATCTTCTGAGCACCAACGATCTGGAGTCCACCATCGATATCGGTGGTGCCAATGCC is a window from the Corynebacterium faecale genome containing:
- the nrdR gene encoding transcriptional regulator NrdR, with amino-acid sequence MYCPFCQHGHSKVIDSRVIETGSAIRRRRECSECEGRFTTIEKAVLLVLKRNGVTEPFSREKVVTGVRRACQGRDVSDDALKRLAQQVEETVRGSGSSQIRANDIGLAILDPLRELDEVAYLRFASVYKSFESADDFEKEIRLMRRRERED
- the lexA gene encoding transcriptional repressor LexA, which translates into the protein MTTEKTSKARGSRGSRTVKMLPNGKPDPASLSDRQRRILEVIRDAVVLRGYPPSIREIGDAAGLQSTSSVAYQLKELEKKGFLRRDPNKPRAVDVRHLPDTDSRPKVGPKVKAKATAGDVAKSELAVGASLVPVVGKIAAGNPILAEQNIEEYYPLPSDIVGDGELYMLQVVGESMKDAGILDGDWVVVRSQPVAEQGEFVAAMIDGEATVKEFHKDSSGIWLLPHNDSFAPIPGENAEIMGKVVSVMRKL
- a CDS encoding DeoR/GlpR family DNA-binding transcription regulator, which encodes MYAEERRRQIASLTAVEGRVNVTELAGRFDVTAETIRRDLAVLDREGIVHRVHGGAVATQSFQTTELSLDTRFRSASSAKYSISKAAMQFLPPAHGGMFLDAGTTVTALADLISEHPNANQWSIVTNCLPIALSLANAGLDDVQLLGGSVRAITQAVVGDTALRTLALMRADVVFIGTNALTLDHGLSTADSQEAAMKSAMITNAHKVVVLCDSTKMGTDYLVSFGSIDDIDVVVTDSAAPESFVQQLRERDVEVVIAE